One Enterobacter asburiae genomic window, TAGCCTGCGGATCGCGATCGATTGCCAGCAGGCGTCCTTCCTCTCCAAGCTGGGAGAGAATCAAACGCGAGTGACCACCGCGACCAAACGTGCCATCAATGTAGATGCCATCCGGACGAATATTCAGGCCGTTAACGGCCTCGTCCAGTAACACCGTTTTATGTTTATAATTTTCCATCATATTTATAGAGACAAGTCCTGCAGCCGTTCCGATAATGTCGCGGAATCAGACTGCTCAGCGTCGATATCTTCCTTGACCTGTTGATACCAGGTCGTTTCATCCCACAGTTCAAACTTGTTGAACTGCCCGACCAGCATCACTTCTTTGGTCAGACCGGCATGTTGCCGCAACACAGGGGCAATCAGTAATCGCCCTGCGTTATCCATCTGACATTCACTGGCATGTCCCAATAACAAACGCTGCACGCGGCGTTCCTGCGGGTTCATGCTCGACAGTCGCGACAGCTTTTGCTCAATAATTTCCCATTCAGGCAAGGGGTAAAGCAGCAGGCAGGGGGAGTTAATGTCAATGGTGCAAACCATTTGACCCGCAGCGTTCTCAATCAGCCGATCGCGGTATCGGGTTGGTACCGATAAACGCCCTTTGCTGTCGAGATTGACTAACGTAGCTCCACGGAACATGCCAGTCTCACCCCTCCTCACCACTTTAACCCACAAATTCCCACCTAAAGGAGTTTACGGAGCGAGGGAAAAGCTTGTCAAGCCAGGACTCTCCCTATAAGGACTCGGAAGCCCTCTATTTACAGAGATAAACAGTCCTGGTTAATAACTGCACAACTGGCGAGGCAAAATTAACGTTATGAATATTTGTAAGAAAAAAACCGAATATGCACACTAGCGTTAAAGCTCACTCAATATCATCGCAGATAAATATAAAGTGTCAGTTTGCGACGCGGGCAGCATTTTATGACAGATTCTCAGGGGATAACAGCGCCAGATTCATCCAGGCACCCGGTAAGCGCGGCGGTTGCCACGTAAGCTGGCAAAGGAGGAGGAAAAACGTCTGAATATTCATCGACCGAAGAGGGTTTGTAACAAAGTAATACAAAGAATGCCGTTTAAAATCGCTCAGACGTTCTTTAAAAGTACAATTTAAAAGCCAGAATGAATTAAGAAAAATAGGTGATTAGGATCCCTCAAGAATTATCCTAATTTCTCTCCGGGAATTATCTGCACGAATTATCGCAGCAAAATGGGGCAGATTTCGCCGCCCCGGTCATTTCATTTTTGGCGGCTTAAAATTCCGCGATGGTAGAGATTACGTTTGATACGCGTCAGGCCCGGCTTCGGCTTGCGCGGCTCATCCAGGCTTGCCAGCACAATCTCAAGCACGCGTTCAGCCACATCGCGGTGACGCTGTGCTACCGCCAGCACCGGGCACTGGAGGAAGTCGAGCAGCTCGTTATCCCCGAACGTGGCAATCGCCAGGTCGGAAGGCAGTTTACCTTCACGGCGTAAGGTCACATCCATGACGCCCTGCAACAGCGCGAAGGACGTGGTGAACAGCGCCTGAGGCATCGGATGCGTTTCCAGCCATTTCTCGAACAGCTGCGCCGCGGCTTCACGCTCGTAGCTATTGGCATAGAGGTAGTGAACCTCGCGCGGATCGTCTTTCCAGGCGGTTCTGAACCCCTGCTCACGCAGGAAGCTCACGGAGAGTTCGGGCAGCGCGCCAAGATACAGCACCGTTTCAGCGGGGAATGTTCTAAGCTCTGCGGCCAGCATTTCTGCATCATCCTGATCCGCACCCACGACGCTGGTGAAATGCTCACGATCGAGCGCACGATCCAGCGCAACGATTGGGAACGGGTCGTTCGCCCAGCGCTGGTAGAACGGATGCTCTGGCGGCAGGGAGGTCGACACGATGATGGCATCCACCTGGCGCTGGAGAAGATGCTCAATGCAGCGCATCTCGTTGTCGGGCTGGTCTTCCGAGCAGGCAATCAGCAGTTGATAGCCGCGCTGGCGCGCCTGACGTTCTAGATAGTTGGCGATACGGGTATAGCTGGTGTTTTCCAGGTCAGGGATCACCAGACCAATAGAGCGGGTTCGCCCGGCACGCAGACCGGCTGCGACAGCATTCGGATGGTAGTTATGCTCACGAACGACCGCCATAACTTTTTCAACGGTCTTGTCGCTGACACGGTACTGCTTTGCTTTACCGTTAATCACATAGCTGGCCGTTGTTCGTGACACGCCGGCTAGCCGGGCGATTTCATCCAGTTTCACAATTGCCCCTTAAAAAAAGAAAAGAGTCCATGGCCCTGTCAAGGTTATGGTTAAATCTTTTAACATCTAAACGCAGAAAAGCCTTCGCGGCAACCGCTTTTATCTGCGTTGTCGGCTGATTACGCAAAAAAAAGCCCGGCTTTGGTGACCGGGCAGAAAGAGGCGAACCTTTTTGACAACTAACGCATGATTTTCTCGCCGCGTGACAGACCTACTACACCCGATCTCGCCACCTCGACAATTTTTGCGACGTCCCGCACGGACGCCAGGAAAGCATCCAGCTTGTCGCTTGTCCCGACCAGCTGAACCGTATAAAGAGAAGGCGTGACGTCGATAATCTGTCCGCGGAAAATATCCGCATTGCGTTTGACCTCATCACGCCCGTAGCCGCTGGCCTGGATTTTCACCAGCATGACCTCACGCTCAACGTAGGCTCCCTGCCCCAGCTCGCTCACGCGCAGTACATCGACCAGCTTATGCAGCTGTTTCTCAATCTGCTCAAGCACTTTGGCATCGCCGACGGTTTGGATCGTCATGCGCGACAGCGTGGGGTCTTCCGTCGGGGCGACAGTCAGGCTTTCAATGTTATAGCCGCGCTGCGCAAAAAGGCCAATGACGCGCGACAGTGCGCCAGACTCGTTTTCCAGTAAAACAGATAATATCCGGCGCATATCAGGTTCTCTCCGTTTTGCTTAACCACATTTCATCCATACCACCACCACGAATATGCATCGGATAAACGTGCTCGGTTCCATCAACAATCACATCCATAAAGACGAGGCGGTTGTTTTTAACGTGCTCAAGCGCCTGTGCGAGCTTCGTTTCCAGCTCGGCCGGATCGGTCACCCGCATGCCTACATGGCCGTAAGCTTCAGCAAGACGAACAAAGTCCGGCAGCGATTTCATGTAGGACTGAGAATGACGGCCAGAGTAGATCATATCCTGCCATTGCTTCACCATACCGAGATAGCCGTTATTCAGGTTCAGCACCAGTACCGGCAGTTCATACTGCAGGGCGGTAGACAGCTCCTGAATGTTCATCTGAATACTGCCATCTCCCGTCACGCAGACGACGGTTTCATTCGGCAGCGCCAGCTTCACGCCCAGCGCGGCAGGCAGACCAAAGCCCATCGTTCCTAAACCACCGGAGTTGATCCAGTGTCGCGGTTTATCAAACGGGTAATAGAGGGCGGCAAACATCTGGTGCTGCCCCACGTCTGAGGTCACGTACGCCTCACCTTTCGTCAGTCGCCACACCGCTTCAATGACCGCCTGCGGCTTAATGTTTTCACTCTGCGTGTCATATTTCAGGCACTGACGCGCGCGCCACTGTTCAATCTGCTGCCACCAGTCGCGGATCTCATCCAGCGGCTGGGTTGCACTCTCCTGGGCCAGCAGGTCCAGCATTTGCTCCAGAACCTGACGGGCATCGCCGACGATCGGCACATCAGCCGACACCGTTTTTGAAATTGACGTTGGATCGATATCAATGTGCAGCACGGTGGCGTTCGGGCAATACTTCGCCAGGTTGTTGGTGGTGCGATCGTCAAAGCGCACGCCAACGGCAAAGATGACATCGGAATGATGCATCGTCATGTTGGCTTCATAGGTACCGTGCATACCCAGCATCCCCAGCGCCTGACGATGGGTGGCAGGAAACGCCCCCAGCCCCATCAGTGATGACGCAACGGGAAGGTTAAGCTTTTCAATCAGTTCACGAAGCTGAACTTCGCAGGCGGAGTTGATCGCCCCGCCACCAACATAGACCACCGGTTTTTTGGCTGCCAGCAGCGTTTGCAACGCTCGCTTGATCTGGCCTTTATGCCCCTGCGTTGTTGGGTTATAAGAGCGCATGCTGACCGACTCCGGCCAGACATAGGGCAGCTTGTTTGCCGGGTTCAGGATATCTTTAGGCAGATCGACCACCACCGGTCCGGGACGTCCGCTCGCCGCCAGCCAGAAGGCTTTTTTCAGTACGCCGGGAATGTCTTCTGTTTGCTTGACCAGGAAGCTGTGCTTCACAACGGGACGCGAAATCCCGACCATGTCGCACTCCTGAAACGCATCGTAGCCAATCAGTGAGGTTGCTACCTGCCCGGAGAGGATCACCAGCGGGATAGAGTCCATGTAGGCCGTCGCAATGCCGGTAATGGCGTTTGTCGCGCCGGGGCCGGACGTGACTAACACCACGCCCACTTCACCCGTCGCACGCGCCAGGCCGTCAGCCATGTGCACCGCCGCCTGCTCGTGACGTACCAGAACATGGTCAATGCCCCCTACCGTATGCAGCGCATCATAAATATCGAGGACCGCACCGCCAGGGTAGCCGAACACTTGCTTTACGCCCTGATCGATCAGCGACCGAACGACCATTTCCGCGCCAGACAACATCTCCATGCTTTGCCTCCAGGCATTTTGTTATAGACGGACTGCCGAATTCATTTCCGCACCGTCTTACGATTGGGATAAACCAATCTTATATATTGCAGAGTGTTCTTTACCTTAACCGCTCGTTATGAGGCAGGCAATTAGCAAACCTGGGGAGATAAACGGCGCGTAAAGCAGAAAAAGCAGCCGTTAACAGAAGATATGGTTAATTCCTCTGGGAATAGAGGATGGGGTGATAAATCATCGCTGAAAAGCGCGACAATGCAGGAAATCATCTATTTTTGCGTGCCGCAGAGCAGCCCGAAAAAAATACCACAGAACAAAATAGCAATTATCTAAAAGAACTCAGGATAAATCACATGAACCGATGCGATTTACCCTGATGCGTTTACCGGCGACAGATGCCAACCAGCAGCTCTTCCATCCACTGATGTCCTTTATCCCGGCCCGCCGCTTCATGCCATGAAAGATAACAGGTACGGCTATTTAACTTGAGCGGCAGAGGCAAAATTTGCAGATTTAAAGGGTCAGAAAACTCTTCTGCCAGCCAGCGCGGCGCAATCGCCACCAGCTGCGTCTGGGAGACCACGTTTAATACGCTGACCATGGCCATGCCCTGATAAGCCACGCTCGCCTGTTTATCCGCAGTGTCATACCACGGCAGGCTAAAGGACGCATATCTGTCGAGTGCTACAACGGCGTGTTGCTCGTTATAAACATCGCTTTCTCGCAGCGGAGAATTCAGGCGCGGATGCTTTTTACTGGCGACCAGAACCATTTCATCTTTAAACAGCGGCACGCAGGAAAATTCTGGACGACGAAACTCTTCATATCCCAGAACGAATTCGATTTCCTGATAGCGTAACTGATGTTCGGTGTTTTGATTCAGGGATGATTTAAAAACAAGATTGATATTGGGTGCGATCTCTTCAACTTTATTATAAATAATCGACGTTAAATAATTATCCAGTGGGCTACAGACGCAAAGATGGAATACGCGCTCGCTGCTTAAGGGTTCAAAGCCCGAGCCCGGCAGCTCGTTCTGGACCAGTTGCAACGCCTGGCGGATGGAGCCAAACAGCTGGAATGCGCGCGCCGTAGGCTGGATCCCTCTCCCGTAGCGAACAAATAATTCGTCGTTAAACATGACCTTAAGTCTGGCAACGGCATTACTCACGGCAGGTTGCGACATCCCCAGCGTTTGGGCCGCGCGGGTGATATTCTGTTCCTGCATGACAGCATCAAACACCGTCAGAAGATTAAGATCCACCGTGCGTAACTGCGGTTTAATCCCATCAGTAGCTTGAGGTTGTTTAATATTATTTTCTGGCACTTCTGACTCCACTGTCACGCTACACTCCCTTTGCCATCGTACGGTAATAATCTCGAAAAATATGATTTATCATGCAAATACGATCAGCGAAAGAGAATTATTTAAAATTCGGAATATATAAAGACTCTATATAAACGAAAATTAATGAACGCGAATGATATGTTTGACTTTAGGATTTGAATGAAACCATAAACCAAACAAATATACAATTGGCATCAGGTTAATGATGACTTAAGTATTATTAAACTGTTATTGCTATCGCCCTACAGTTAGTTAACAACCTGTTATCTCTGTTCGCTTTTTAGCATTATGGAATAGATTCACAGCATTTATAACTTAATGATATCAAAACCTTTTAATCAGAAGGCCTCCTCTTCAGTACATTTCACTCATTTTAAACAATTATATTTATTTATTTCTGCAACTCTTTTCTTAAGTCCAAAATTAGACAATTAGTCGGGTCGCGAAAGCTAAAACCAGCACAATTAGCTAAAGTGAATACCCGGTAGATTCCGTCTGTCGGGTCCGTTTTCATCGTCAGGGGTTGACATGAACGGCCGTATCCAGTACCACTAAAAGCATATTGAATTTAACGGAGCACGATTCATGATTCGCACCATTCGTTTCACCGGTCTACTACTACTAAACGCATTCACTGTGCGCGGTAGACTGGCGGGCGAAATTCAGCGTTGAATCGTCACCAGTAAGACTAAAAACCCGCGCCACTGCGCGGGTTTTTTTATGCTCGTAGCAAGGCGCCCTAAGACTGACAAGGACCTAACCCATGAGCCAGCAAGTCATTATTTTCGATACTACTTTACGTGACGGTGAACAGGCATTGCAGGCAAGCCTGAGTGTAAAAGAGAAACTGCAGATCGCGCTGGCTCTCGAACGTATGGGTGTCGACGTGATGGAGGTCGGTTTCCCGGTCTCGTCTCCGGGTGATTTCGAATCCGTCCAGACTATCGCTCGCACCATTAAAAACAGCCGCGTGTGTGCCCTGGCGCGCTGCGTAGAGAAAGACATCGACGTTGCCGCCGAGTCATTGAAAGTCGCCGAAGCGTTCCGTATCCACACCTTTATTGCGACCTCGCCTATGCACATCGCAACCAAGCTGCGCAGCACGCTGGATGAGGTGATTGAGCGCGCAGTCTATATGGTTAAGCGCGCACGCAACTATACCGATGACGTTGAATTCTCCTGTGAAGATGCGGGCCGTACGCCAATCGAAGACCTGGCGCGCGTTGTGGAAGCCGCCATCAACGCGGGCGCGAAAACCATTAACATCCCGGACACCGTCGGCTACACCATGCCGTTTGAGTTCTCTAACATCATCACCGGCCTGTATGACCGCGTACCGAATATTGATAAGGCAATTATCTCCGTCCACACCCACGATGACTTGGGTCTGGCCGTGGGCAATGCCATCGCCGCCGTCCACGCCGGGGCGCGTCAGGTTGAAGGCGCGATGAACGGTATCGGCGAACGCGCGGGCAACTGTTCGCTGGAAGAAGTGATCATGGCGATCAAAGTGCGCAAAGACATCATGGACGTGCACACCCGCATCAATCACAACGAAATCTGGCGCACCAGCCAGACCGTCAGCCAGATTTGCAACATGCCCATTCCGGCTAACAAAGCGATTGTCGGCACTGGCGCCTTCGCACACTCCTCCGGTATTCACCAGGATGGCGTCCTGAAGAACCGCGAAAACTACGAAATCATGACCCCGGAATCTATCGGCCTGAATCAGGTGCAGCTGAACCTGACCTCCCGTTCCGGCCGCGCGGCGGTTAAGCACCGTATGGAAGAGATGGGTTACAAGGACAGCGATTACAACATGGATCAGCTGTACGACGCATTCCTGAAGCTGGCCGACAAAAAAGGTCAGGTGTTCGACTATGACCTGGAAGCGCTGGCCTTTATTAACAAGCAGCAGGAAGAGCCAGAGCACTTCCGTCTGGATTACTTCAACGTGCAGTCCGGCTCCAGCAACATCGCCACCGCCTCGGTCAAACTGGCCTGCGGTGATGAAATTAAAGCAGAGGCCGCGAACGGTAACGGCCCTGTCGATGCCATCTACCAGGCGATTAACCGCGTCACCGAGTACGACGTTGAGCTGGTGAAGTATGACCTGACGGCCAAGGGCCACGGCAAAGATGCACTGGGTCAGGTCGACATTGTTGTTACCCACAATGGCCGCCGCTTCCATGGCGTGGGCCTGGCGACCGATATCGTTGAATCCTCCGCGAAAGCGATGGTGCACGTTCTGAACAACATCTGGCGCGCCGCCGAAGTCGAAAAAGAGTTGCAACGCAAAGCTCAGAATAAAGAGAACAACAAGGAAACCGTGTAATGTCGAAGAATTACCATATTGCTGTGTTACCGGGCGACGGTATTGGTCCGGAAGTGATGGCACAGGCGCTGAAAGTACTGGAAGCCGTTCGTGCGCGTTTTGCGATGAAAATCACTACCAGCCACTACGACGTGGGCGGTATTGCGATTGATAACCACGGTACGCCACTGCCGAAAGCGACCGTGGAAGGCTGCGAAAATGCCGATGCCGTGCTGTTTGGTTCCGTCGGTGGCCCGAAATGGGAACACCTGCCGCCGGCAGAGCAGCCAGAGCGCGGCGCGCTGCTGCCGCTGCGTAAACATTTCAAGCTGTTCAGCAACCTGCGTCCGGCGAAGCTGTATCAGGGTCTGGAAGAGTTCTGCCCGCTGCGCGCGGATATCGCCGCCAACGGTTTCGACATTCTGTGCGTGCGTGAACTGACCGGCGGGATCTATTTCGGTCAGCCAAAAGGGCGCGAAGGCAGCGGACAACACGAGAAAGCGTTCGACACCGAGGTGTATCACCGTTTCGAAATCGAACGTATCGCCCACATCGCGTTCGAGTCGGCACGCAAACGCCGCCATAAAGTGACCTCCATTGATAAAGCGAACGTGCTGCAGTCTTCCATTTTGTGGCGCGAGATCGTCAGTGAAGTGGCTAAGCAGTACCCGGACGTCGCGCTGTCGCACATGTACATCGACAACGCGACCATGCAGCTGATTAAGGATCCGTCCCAGTTTGACGTGCTGCTGTGCTCCAACCTGTTCGGCGATATCCTCTCTGACGAGTGCGCGATGATCACAGGCTCCATGGGCATGCTGCCCTCCGCAAGCCTGAATGAAGAAGGCTTTGGCCTGTACGAGCCTGCGGGCGGCTCCGCGCCGGATATCGCAGGCAAGAACATTGCCAACCCGATTGCGCAGATCCTCTCCCTGGCCCTGCTGCTGCGCTACAGCCTGGATGCAGGCGATGCGGCAACCGCAATTGAGAACGCCATTAACCGGGCGTTAGAAGAAGGCGTCCGTACCGGCGATTTAGCTCGCGGCACGGCGGCAGTCAGTACCGATGAAATGGGCGACATTATTGCCCGCTATGTCGCTGAAGGGGTGTAATCATGGCTAAGACGTTATATGAAAAGTTGTTTGATGCGCACGTTGTTTACGAGGCACCAAACGAAACCCCGCTGCTGTACATTGATCGTCATCTGGTGCACGAAGTGACCTCTCCTCAGGCATTTGACGGCCTGCGCGCGCACAAGCGTCCGGTACGTCAGCCGGGTAAAACCTTCGCGACGATGGATCACAACGTATCCACCCAGACCAAAGACATTAATGCCTCGGGTGAGATGGCGCGTATCCAGATGCAGGAGCTGATTAAGAACTGCAACGAGTTTGGCGTTGAGCTGTACGACCTGAACCATCCGTATCAGGGCATCGTCCACGTGATGGGGCCTGAGCAAGGGATCACCCTGCCGGGCATGACCATCGTCTGCGGTGACTCCCATACCGCGACCCACGGCGCGTTTGGCGCGCTGGCGTTCGGTATCGGCACGTCTGAAGTGGAACATGTGCTGGCAACGCAGACCCTGAAACAGGGCCGCGCCAAAACCATGAAGATTGAAGTGAAGGGTAAAGCCGCACCGGGTATTACCGCAAAAGACATCGTGCTGGCCATCATCGGTAAAACCGGCAGCGCGGGCGGCACCGGTCATGTTGTTGAATTCTGCGGTGAAGCCATCCAGGCGCTGAGCATGGAGGGACGCATGACCCTGTGCAATATGGCCATTGAGATGGGCGCAAAAGCCGGTCTGGTCGCGCCGGACGACACCACCTTTAACTATGTGAAGGGTCGTCTGCACGCGCCGAAAGGTCAGAATTTTGACGACGCGGTCGCGTACTGGAAAACCCTGAAAACCGACGATGGGGCAACGTTTGATACCGTTGTCACGCTGCAGGCTGAAGAGATTGCGCCTCAGGTGACCTGGGGCACCAACCCGGGTCAGGTGATTTCCGTCAACGACGCCATTCCCGATCCGGCCTCCTTCGCCGATCCGGTCGAGCGCGCCAGTGCGGAAAAAGCGCTGGCCTATATGGGGCTGAAACCCGGCGTGCCGTTGACCGACGTAACCATTGATAAGGTCTTTATCGGTTCCTGCACCAACTCCCGTATCGAAGATTTGCGTGCCGCCGCCGAGATTGCCAAAGGCCGCAAAGTGGCACCGGGCGTGCAGGCGCTGGTGGTTCCTGGCTCCGGTCCGGTGAAAGCCCAGGCGGAAGCCGAAGGTCTGGATAAGATCTTTATCGAAGCGGGCTTCGAGTGGCGCCTGCCTGGCTGCTCCATGTGTCTGGCCATGAACAACGATCGCCTGAATCCGGGTGAGCGCTGCGCCTCTACCAGCAACCGTAACTTTGAAGGCCGTCAGGGCCGCGGTGGGCGCACCCATCTGGTCAGTCCGGCAATGGCCGCCGCTGCGGCAGTCACCGGCCATTTCGCCGATATTCGCAGCCTGAAATAAGGAGACAATCATGGCAGAGAAATTTACCCAACATACGGGCCGTGTTGTCCCGCTGGACGCCGCCAACGTCGATACTGACGCTATTATTCCGAAACAGTTTCTGCAGAAGGTGACGCGTACCGGTTTTGGCGCACATCTGTTTAACGACTGGCGATTCCTGGACGATAAGGGCGAAGTGCCTAATCCGGAATTCGTTCTGAACTTCCCGGAATACAAAGGCGCCTCCATTTTGCTGGCGCGGGAAAACTTTGGCTGCGGCTCATCCCGTGAACACGCGCCGTGGGCGCTCACCGACTACGGCTTTAAAGTGGTCATTGCCCCAAGCTTCGCGGATATCTTCTACGGTAACAGCTTCAACAACCAGCTGCTGCCGGTGACGCTGAGCGATGAACAGGTCGATGAATTGTTCGCGCTGGTTAAGGCGAATCCGGGCATTTCGTTTGAAGTGGATCTGGAAGCCGAAGTGGTGAAAGCCGGGGATAAGACCTACAGCTTCAGCATCGATGCCTTCCGCCGTCACTGCATGCTGAACGGTCTGGACAGCATTGGTTTGACGCTCCAGCACGAAGACGCCATCTCAGCGTACGAGAAAAAACAGCCTGCGTTTATGGGCTAAAGGCAATGGCCCGCAAAAAGCGGGCCATTGATAAGGGTGCGTTGAGGCTCAACCACTCTGGAGAGGCGAGGAAATTTCCCCCGCCAATACCGCTAACGTTTTGCTTCGTAAGCCAACACTGCCGCCAGCTCTGTTTTCTCCTGTCTGAAGTGCAGCTCGCACAGCGAGTCGCGCACCATCCAGGTGAAGATCAACAGCGTCGTACAGATCAGAAACAAACCTAACAGCAGAGTACGTTTTGGCATTCCAGCCTCCTTATTGCTTTTCGGCAATGAAGAGACTAACCTCGCAATGTTGGTTGTGAAGTTGGTCTCCCCATCAGTTTTTTTGATGTGGGACTCTCCACTGTTTGCCTCTTGCGAAAGCCTGAGGCAAACAGCCTCAAGCACCCGCCACGCACTCTATTCTCCTTCCAGGTACCTGTCAGAAAGTCGTTTCATTTCGTGAAGCCGCCTTCCAGAATCAGACATCCTTAACCCGGCAGGTCAGCCCAAGCGTAACCACCGAAATCGCGGCAATCATCCAGTAAACTGAGCCATGCCCATAGCTTTGCGCCAGCGCCCCCTGAATGACGCCTGCCAGAATCACTCCGGTTGAAATACTGTTGGTAAAAAGCGTGGTCGCCGAGCCGGCACGACCGGGCATGAGATCCTGAAACCAGAGCATGCCGATCCCGGCAACAATCCCGATAAACACGGCGTTAAACAGCTGCAGCGCCAGCAACGCTTCACGCGAATGGAAAAGGATCAGCCCCGCGTAGAACAGCACCCCGGCCGCCACGGCGACGATCATCATCCGACGCTTTCCAAAGCGCTTAACGTAGTAACCCGCCAGAATCATCGCCGGAATTTCCAGACCGGCAGCGGTCCCCATTAAGATCCCCGCGAGTTTGTCCGGTAAACCCAGATCGCTGCTGATCCACAGCGGCATATCGATGATGTACATGGTGTTGCAGGTCCACATCAGCGTGGAGGCAATAAACAGCATGCGGACGTTTTTGTCCTGCCAGCCGCTCACCTGGGTGACAGGTTTATCCGTCGCCTGTTCGACGCGCGCCACGGACGGCAGCGCGAAGGCAATCAATACCAGGCTGATGACAAAAATCCCGGCGGCGATGGAGAACATGGCGGTAAAGCCGTAGTTCAACGCCAGCATGAAGGCCAGCGGCGGGCCAATGACCCACGCCAGCGAGAGCTGGGCACGCATCACCGAGCTGAACATCACCACTTCCCGCGCCGAGTTATCCGCGTATTCACGGGCCAGCGCGAACAGCTGCGGCATGGCGGTGTTCGCCAGCGACGCCAGCAGCACGCCGCAGGTAATGAGCGTCAGGTAATGGCGGTTAAAGGCAAAGAGCAGCGCGTTGCCCACGGCCATGGCGCAGCAAAAGAGGATCAGCCTGCGGCGATCGCCCTGGCTGTCCGATCGTTTCGCCAGCGCGAGGCTGACCAGGATCCCGGCAATGGCGTTGACGGTATAAAACAGGCCGACCCAAAACGGCTGTGCCCCCACCTCGCGGCTGAGAAACAGGCT contains:
- the ilvN gene encoding acetolactate synthase small subunit; amino-acid sequence: MRRILSVLLENESGALSRVIGLFAQRGYNIESLTVAPTEDPTLSRMTIQTVGDAKVLEQIEKQLHKLVDVLRVSELGQGAYVEREVMLVKIQASGYGRDEVKRNADIFRGQIIDVTPSLYTVQLVGTSDKLDAFLASVRDVAKIVEVARSGVVGLSRGEKIMR
- the cra gene encoding catabolite repressor/activator — translated: MKLDEIARLAGVSRTTASYVINGKAKQYRVSDKTVEKVMAVVREHNYHPNAVAAGLRAGRTRSIGLVIPDLENTSYTRIANYLERQARQRGYQLLIACSEDQPDNEMRCIEHLLQRQVDAIIVSTSLPPEHPFYQRWANDPFPIVALDRALDREHFTSVVGADQDDAEMLAAELRTFPAETVLYLGALPELSVSFLREQGFRTAWKDDPREVHYLYANSYEREAAAQLFEKWLETHPMPQALFTTSFALLQGVMDVTLRREGKLPSDLAIATFGDNELLDFLQCPVLAVAQRHRDVAERVLEIVLASLDEPRKPKPGLTRIKRNLYHRGILSRQK
- the leuO gene encoding transcriptional regulator LeuO; translated protein: MTVESEVPENNIKQPQATDGIKPQLRTVDLNLLTVFDAVMQEQNITRAAQTLGMSQPAVSNAVARLKVMFNDELFVRYGRGIQPTARAFQLFGSIRQALQLVQNELPGSGFEPLSSERVFHLCVCSPLDNYLTSIIYNKVEEIAPNINLVFKSSLNQNTEHQLRYQEIEFVLGYEEFRRPEFSCVPLFKDEMVLVASKKHPRLNSPLRESDVYNEQHAVVALDRYASFSLPWYDTADKQASVAYQGMAMVSVLNVVSQTQLVAIAPRWLAEEFSDPLNLQILPLPLKLNSRTCYLSWHEAAGRDKGHQWMEELLVGICRR
- the leuL gene encoding leu operon leader peptide codes for the protein MIRTIRFTGLLLLNAFTVRGRLAGEIQR
- the mraZ gene encoding division/cell wall cluster transcriptional repressor MraZ: MFRGATLVNLDSKGRLSVPTRYRDRLIENAAGQMVCTIDINSPCLLLYPLPEWEIIEQKLSRLSSMNPQERRVQRLLLGHASECQMDNAGRLLIAPVLRQHAGLTKEVMLVGQFNKFELWDETTWYQQVKEDIDAEQSDSATLSERLQDLSL
- the leuB gene encoding 3-isopropylmalate dehydrogenase — its product is MSKNYHIAVLPGDGIGPEVMAQALKVLEAVRARFAMKITTSHYDVGGIAIDNHGTPLPKATVEGCENADAVLFGSVGGPKWEHLPPAEQPERGALLPLRKHFKLFSNLRPAKLYQGLEEFCPLRADIAANGFDILCVRELTGGIYFGQPKGREGSGQHEKAFDTEVYHRFEIERIAHIAFESARKRRHKVTSIDKANVLQSSILWREIVSEVAKQYPDVALSHMYIDNATMQLIKDPSQFDVLLCSNLFGDILSDECAMITGSMGMLPSASLNEEGFGLYEPAGGSAPDIAGKNIANPIAQILSLALLLRYSLDAGDAATAIENAINRALEEGVRTGDLARGTAAVSTDEMGDIIARYVAEGV
- the ilvI gene encoding acetolactate synthase 3 large subunit; the protein is MEMLSGAEMVVRSLIDQGVKQVFGYPGGAVLDIYDALHTVGGIDHVLVRHEQAAVHMADGLARATGEVGVVLVTSGPGATNAITGIATAYMDSIPLVILSGQVATSLIGYDAFQECDMVGISRPVVKHSFLVKQTEDIPGVLKKAFWLAASGRPGPVVVDLPKDILNPANKLPYVWPESVSMRSYNPTTQGHKGQIKRALQTLLAAKKPVVYVGGGAINSACEVQLRELIEKLNLPVASSLMGLGAFPATHRQALGMLGMHGTYEANMTMHHSDVIFAVGVRFDDRTTNNLAKYCPNATVLHIDIDPTSISKTVSADVPIVGDARQVLEQMLDLLAQESATQPLDEIRDWWQQIEQWRARQCLKYDTQSENIKPQAVIEAVWRLTKGEAYVTSDVGQHQMFAALYYPFDKPRHWINSGGLGTMGFGLPAALGVKLALPNETVVCVTGDGSIQMNIQELSTALQYELPVLVLNLNNGYLGMVKQWQDMIYSGRHSQSYMKSLPDFVRLAEAYGHVGMRVTDPAELETKLAQALEHVKNNRLVFMDVIVDGTEHVYPMHIRGGGMDEMWLSKTERT
- the leuA gene encoding 2-isopropylmalate synthase, with product MSQQVIIFDTTLRDGEQALQASLSVKEKLQIALALERMGVDVMEVGFPVSSPGDFESVQTIARTIKNSRVCALARCVEKDIDVAAESLKVAEAFRIHTFIATSPMHIATKLRSTLDEVIERAVYMVKRARNYTDDVEFSCEDAGRTPIEDLARVVEAAINAGAKTINIPDTVGYTMPFEFSNIITGLYDRVPNIDKAIISVHTHDDLGLAVGNAIAAVHAGARQVEGAMNGIGERAGNCSLEEVIMAIKVRKDIMDVHTRINHNEIWRTSQTVSQICNMPIPANKAIVGTGAFAHSSGIHQDGVLKNRENYEIMTPESIGLNQVQLNLTSRSGRAAVKHRMEEMGYKDSDYNMDQLYDAFLKLADKKGQVFDYDLEALAFINKQQEEPEHFRLDYFNVQSGSSNIATASVKLACGDEIKAEAANGNGPVDAIYQAINRVTEYDVELVKYDLTAKGHGKDALGQVDIVVTHNGRRFHGVGLATDIVESSAKAMVHVLNNIWRAAEVEKELQRKAQNKENNKETV